The following is a genomic window from Leishmania donovani BPK282A1 complete genome, chromosome 33.
CGGgccgcgcgcgtgtgtgtggccgcTAAGTAAGCGTGGTCGCGCGCTCACGGATCGCCTGCCTGCTGGCCTCATGACGGTGGCTTCGGCGGATGGATCGTCGTTGCTAGGCGGCGCAAGTGCGGCAAACTATCATGGGTCCCGTTGCCTCGCCATTCATTGCACGCTCCCAGCGCGCGTGTCTCTGGCTAACTTTGTTTCGGAGTTGGCCGCGGTGGAGGACCTGCGTGACTCGCAAGCGTAGAAAATGGAGcagtgacacacacacacacacacacaggtgcACCTTTGCCGGTTTGTCACATACACCTACGGGCTGTTTCTACAAACACACAGCGCTTGCGTTGCTGCATGCGAGCATTGCTTGTGAAGAAGCGGCATCCGACAGCAGTAGGTGCGCTGCAggaatgaaaaaaaaaatggcaGACGCGTCGCTTTCAGCAACGCCGCagcgtttttcttttggggGTGGCTTATGTGCTGCGGCTTGCACGGCCAACCTCCCGCCTACATGCGAAGCCGGCCCCGAtgccacacacgcatacgcacgaAATCGACTGCGCCAACACACAGCATTCTTTCTTCTCCCCTGTGCTCCCTCTCCTGTGCAGATCGCCGCCTCTCACACACTGCAGTTACTTGCCCCGTACTTTGTTTTTACTCTCTCTCAATTCCGTAGCGTGCACACCTGCACATATATATTTGCATTCATGAGCGACTTTGACTGGGCTGTGATTCAAAAGGCCGTGGAGGCCGAGTGGGACGCCTCCATCATTCCTGCGCTGTCCGCCTACATTGAAGTGCCGAATCAGAGCCCCGACTTCGACCCCCAGTGGGCAACGAACGGACTCATAAAAAAGGCCTTTACCATTCTGATCAACTGGATGGAGGGGCAGAACCTGCTGGGCCTCAGCTACGAGTTCATGGAGGTCGAGGGAAGAACGCCgttcctcctcgtcgaaaTCGCCGGGACAGAGCCGACGAAGAACACCCTGCTCATGTACGGCCACATGGATAAGCAGCCGCCTCTCTACCCGTGGGACGAAGGCCTTGACCCCCACAAGGCGGTCGTGCGCGATGGCAAGCTGtacggccgcggcggcgctgacgacggCTACGCGCTCTTTTCGGCCATCACGTCCGTCTCGGtactgcagcgccacggcatTCCGCACGGTCGAGTGATCGTGGTCATCGAGGCGTGCGAAGAGTCTGGCAGCTTCGACCTGGACTACTACATGGAGCGCTGCAAGGAACGCATCGGCAACGTGGATTTGATGGTGTGCCTAGACAGCGGCTGTCTCAACTACTCACAGGTATGGCTGACGACGTCGTTGCGTGGTGTGACGGGTGGTGTGCTGAACGTGCAGACGCTGACGGAGAGCATGCACAgtggcgtcgccggcggcgtcgtacCGGACACGTTCCGCATTGCGCGTGAGCTGTTGGACCGCGTTGAGGATTCAAAGACCGGAAAGGTGCTCTTCCCTGAGGCCTACTGCGAGATTCCCGACTACGTTGTCAAGTCCATGGAGTCGATGAGGGTCGTGCCGTTCAAGGAGCAGTTTGCCACGGCCGACGGCGTGTCGACAGAGCCAGGCGACAATgtggagctggcgctgcggaaCTTTTGGAAGCCGAGCCTCACCGTGACAGGGGCCAACCTGCCGGAGCCACAGATTGCCGGCAACGTAATCCGGACGCACACCTCACTGAAGCTGTCCCtccgcgtgccgccgctggtggacGCGGAGAAAGCTACCCAGGCCATGGCCAAGTTGCTTGTGGCCAACCCGCCGTACGGCGCTAAGGTGTGGTTTCAGCCCGAGGTTCCCGGCCATGGCTGCGCGACCCCAGAGCTGAAGCCGTGGCTCGTGACCGCGCTCAATGAGAGCAGCAAGATGGCGTACGGCAACCCGCTCGCATTCCAGGGCATGGGCGGGGCGATCCCATTCATCTCCATGCTCATCAAATCATACCCGCAAGCGCAGTTCGTTGTCACCGGCGTCCTCGGTCCAAAGAGCAACGCGCACGGCCCCAATGAGTTTCTGCACATCAAATACGCTAAAGGCCTCACGTTCGCCATCAGCCGCGTTGTCGCCGAGCACTTTCGCCACACTCTCAAGTAACAGTGCTGCCGAGCAGCCTCGCTGaccctctctttttctggCGCTTTCACCTTACGCTATGCTAGTGTAGATGTGACGGCTTCGTCGACCATACAAACACAACACAGACTCATAaacggaggcagcggcgcctcacCGACAGCTCAAGCGCGGCCTGTTAGCGCACGAAACGGCTAGCGCTCTGCCGCTCAGGGACGGTAAACGCCGCCGGGCGTGCCCACTGCCAGCCGCACACCCCACAGGAACCCCGCCCGTTGCCATTTTTCGCCCCATCCCCGTCTCCTTCCGCCATTTTGGCCGCATTCGGGGACAACCGCGCTCGGGTAAAGCGCCGTATCCCGTCCCTCCTTTGGCGTTCATCGCCCGGGGGCCGGGCGGTCGTTTGCGGCCCGGGAAACCCGGGCCTGGCCAAAAGGCCCCCGACGGGAAACCACGCAACCGCCCAAAGCGGCCAACGCCCCACCGCCCCCGCTGGCGGCAGGGAcaggcgccgacgacgtggggggaggggaggggccaaagcgatgcgccgcagccgaTGCGGGCGGCCACGCCgcggatggcgctgcgccgaagCGACCCGCGACCGCACACCGGTTCGCGCCACCCATGCCACATGAGCCGAGCACCGGCGCGGCCCGCCCGGGGCGCCCCGAGCTTTCCCGCGCGCAGGGGGAaagccccccacccccttccagcaaaccaaaaaaaaaacgcacgcCCAAACCCCAAGAAAGGGACGAGGCAAAGCAGGGCGGGACCCGCCGCAAGGGAGGCACCAGGGAAGCCGTTTCCCGAGAATGAGCGGGGATTTTCCATCGACGAAAAAGGGGCGCCCACGAGGCAGAAAGGCGGAAACACAACCCGCAACGAAAGCCTGAGAGGCGAGCTTTCGGCGCCAAGGGTCCACAAAGGCCGGCCACATCATACAGACGCAAATCAAAACACATACGAGGAAGCTATTGACAatgaaaagagagagaaatgcTGGAATCGTTTTTCGCAGGGGTTGGAAAGGATTTTGCCAAATTGGCCCCGGCGGCCAGCGGCACGCAGGGAGGGCCCGCAACCCAAAAGCGAACAGAGCAGGAGCACCCCAACGAAGCCCGGGCGGGCCGAGACCAAGGAAAAGCAAAAGGAACAACAGGGAGAAGCACTGAGAAAGGCCGCAAGAGGCGCCATTTTGCACCGGCAAAAAGATGGCaagcacaaaaaaaggggaaggTCAGGAAACGCCACCAAATTTGCGGCGCGCTAaaccaaaacaaaaacacgTGAAAACACGCATAAATTGGCGCCAAAAACAAAAGCAACCCTGTTTAATACGTAGCCATGACATCCCGAACGCTTTGGCGGGGGCCCCGctaagggggggggcgttgGTTTGCGGGGGTCTCTGCTGCTCGTTGGGgcgccggggggggggaatggGCCGGGAAAAAATCCCCCAAAGAAAAACCgcaacgcgcgcacgcccacccaccccaaGAACGCGCACGACGCCCACGAAGCGCACCCgcgtaaaaaaaaacgcggGGGAAAACACACCGCGGGAGACCCCATACAGAACACCCCGCCTTGCGGGAACGGCAAAAACAAAGAACCATTCATGGAAAagcaaggaaaaaaaagaacgtgCTGGCACCAGCGCCGAAGAAAAACCTACCGACACACATGTtcctgaaaaaaaaaagaaacgatCTATAATGGGAAAGTGAGGCAGTGAGCCGAGAGACTTCGAATATAAAAATTCCAGCGCGCCTAAAAGGGAAAAATGCCGTAAAAACCTCATCCCGTCCGCCGGCCTTTCCGCGCTTCTGTGCTAGCAGCTTGTTGCCTCCTTCGCGATGAAAAAAGGCATTGCAAAGACGCGTTTTTGGTCGCTAACTCACTGAAAAAATGGAGTTTGAAACACCATGCAAGTGAAAATGATTCCCAGTTTTACCACCGCCACGTTCACATTGGGTGATActaacgaaaaaaagaacagGGGACAAAGCGTTCACCGGAGCAAAAACCGGGTTTGGATGCTAAAAAAAGGCGCGTTCACTCAAGATGGGTGGCGGAAGGCGAAAAACGCGCCCGGGACAATTTCCCCCTTTACGCCCCAGCTGCTTGCAAAGCTCTCTTCATTACGGCCCCCAAAGGCTGACCGCAGATATTAATCCGTGGTTTTTGTTCCGATGGCGGCGTAAAATGCATCCGAAAGATGTCAACCTAATCCCACAAACGAGGCCTGTAAGTTAATGCCGCTTGTCGCTTCAAGGTGGTTAACTGTCACGGAAATCACCGGGCAGGCCATGTCCCACCGGCAATTGAGGATTATTTGGGTTCCGACTAAACACCGCAGACGTTTCTCGTCGCATTCTCCGTCAAATCGGCGGCTTCGGATACACAAATTCCACCCAATAACGCCAGCCGCCTTTTCAACCCAAGCGATACGAATTCTTGATTGTTTTCTAATTTTAGGCCAGGGAGACGCTACCAAGAAATGACACAGAAAGTGCACATAAAAGGCTAACAAAATGGTTCTCATCGCGGACCTGTAGAAGCTGGTGCATCTTATAAAAAAAAGTTTTTCTTCGTGCCGCAAAACGTGCGGTCGCTCTATTTTACCGAAACTTGACAAAACGAAGCCTTCGTTTTCCGCAATGAAAACCCAGATAGCCATTGCGTGGCAACACAGTTCAAAACGGCACATAAATGCGTTTCGCGATACGGCGCCAATAGCTGCATCATCATTTGTcatcgggggggggggcaaacCCATTTTTTGCTCttgacgccggcgcggccgtTTAAAAAACCCAACGCTGTTCCAGGCCCCCCAAAACTAAAAAGACACTGTGGACGCCCAATGGGGAACACCGTGATCAAAATTACGATCTCGACGGTGCGAAAGGCTGCGAACAAAACATCTAAGTACAGTTAtaatttttttttgttttgctttttaAGCCTTTTTTTCAGTAATACTTGCCAATTTTTTTTGGAACATGATGAGGCCCCGGGCTTTTCACTGGCCCCTTCCTTGTGTCTCTAAGTGGTGGTCGTCTCATCTGGCTTTCGTTACACGCGCGGCGCCTTCAAAAGCTCTATTTCTTTCTGAAAAATTGCCTTTTGTGCCTACATTAAACCTTTGCTTGTGCGTCGCATCCCGGCAAGCGTGATGGTTTTGTATCTCTGGAGAATAAGAAAATAAGATGACTCCTTGTGTGGTCTCTTCATTGTTCATCCTCACAGCGATTTTGGTTTTCTTTGCATCCGGTGCTCCGTAGTCAGCCTGGTGGTCATTTGAGTTCACACAGAAAGTCAACTCATCATCAGCATTGTAATACCAATGGCGTCCGTTCATTCGAAGCCAAAATGTCCTTTGGAGCGCATGCAGTCAGTTCCCATTACGGAAAACTGCTGTGGCTTCCCGAAGGCAGCCCTAAAGGCATTTTGTGCTTTGGCAACAAGGTGAGTCTTAAAGCGTGCGGAAAAAAAATGGGGCTGCTGGCGAGCTGCTTTTGCGGCCCCTGTCacttgggggggggggcgtcgTTCCAATGATGCCCGTTGACGGAGGGGGCGCCGGGATGTGATATCAGGGTCCCGTACCCCCACCCTGTGTGGGGaagaagccaggcagcccctatcccc
Proteins encoded in this region:
- a CDS encoding peptidase M20/M25/M40, putative; this translates as MSDFDWAVIQKAVEAEWDASIIPALSAYIEVPNQSPDFDPQWATNGLIKKAFTILINWMEGQNLLGLSYEFMEVEGRTPFLLVEIAGTEPTKNTLLMYGHMDKQPPLYPWDEGLDPHKAVVRDGKLYGRGGADDGYALFSAITSVSVLQRHGIPHGRVIVVIEACEESGSFDLDYYMERCKERIGNVDLMVCLDSGCLNYSQVWLTTSLRGVTGGVLNVQTLTESMHSGVAGGVVPDTFRIARELLDRVEDSKTGKVLFPEAYCEIPDYVVKSMESMRVVPFKEQFATADGVSTEPGDNVELALRNFWKPSLTVTGANLPEPQIAGNVIRTHTSLKLSLRVPPLVDAEKATQAMAKLLVANPPYGAKVWFQPEVPGHGCATPELKPWLVTALNESSKMAYGNPLAFQGMGGAIPFISMLIKSYPQAQFVVTGVLGPKSNAHGPNEFLHIKYAKGLTFAISRVVAEHFRHTLK